Genomic segment of Deinococcus apachensis DSM 19763:
ACGCCGTGACGCTGCTGCGCTTCGTGCTGGGCTTTCTGCTCGGCTTCGGACTGTGGTGGGTGTACTTCGACTTCATCGGCCGCCGCGAGCCCGACTCACAGGACCGCTGGCGCTTTTTCGCCTGGTCGTACCTGCACCTGCCGCTGGTGATCGGCATCACGCTGGTCGGGGCGATGGTGCAGCACGCGGTTGCGGTCCAGGCGGACGTGCAGCCGGGCGTGCGCTGGCTGCTGGCCGGGGGCTTCGCCCTGTACTATGCCGCCTGCGCCGGGCTGGAATTCACCCTCGAACCCGACGATCCCCCGCTTGTCCGCCTGGGGCAGATCGTCCCCCTGCGGCTGCTGACGGCGGGGGCCGCGCTGGCCCTGCCCCTTGTGCTCCACACCGTGTCCGGCCTGGTGCTGGGCCTGATCGCCCTGCACGTCGTCCACATGGTGGTGGGGTTGCGCGCCTGGTTCGGTAGTGCGAACGCGGGGCGGTCCGACGTGCATTGAGCCCACCTGTATGGGTCCTCCGTCCACCTTTCCGTCCACCGCCGGGTTTACGCTGTAGCCATGGCTCTCCACCGCGACTTCTCCGCCCCTCTCCTCCGCCCATGCCCGGCGTAAAGGGTGCGCTGGGTACTGCGCTCGACGGTGCCCTGACCGATCTCAGCTACAGCACGAACACGGCGAACGCGCTGATCCACCTCTACCGCGCCGAGGTGGGCAAGATGACCGCCTACCGCCAGCGCCTGGACATGACGACCAACTGGTCGGTGGTGACGACGGCGGGCCTGGCCTCGTTCGCCCTGGGAAGCCCCAACAACAGCCACGCCACCTTCCTCTTCGCCATGTTCATGAACTACTTCTTCCTGCGGCTGGAGGCCCGGCGTTTCCGCATCTACGAGATCGCCCACCACCGCGTCCGCATCATGGAGCGCTTCTTTTTCCCCGCCATGCTGGGGGACCGGGTGGACCCCGGCTGGCACCAACTCCTGCTGGCGGAACTGAGCAAGCCGCGTAGCCCGATGAGCAGGCTGGACGCCCTGGGGTGGCGGCTGAACCGCAACTACCTGTGGATCTACGCGGGGGTGCTGCTGGGATGGTTCGCCAAGCTGGATATGGACCAGCCCAAGGGCTGGGTGCTGGAATTTCCCGACGCCCTGTCGCTGGCCGATATCGGCAGCTTTCCCGGCTGGCTGGTCTTTCTGGGCGTGTTCGTGTTCTACGGCTTCCTGATCGGCCTCGCCATCCGCGCCGCCCGCACCTACCCGTTGGAGGAAGGGTAAGAGGGGAGGGGTGGGCGCACGTCCTGCTGGCCTCTTCGCACCTGCTCCTCCCGCCAGAGCTGCACGCCCACCAGCAGCAGGGCCTGTCCGGGCAGGCTCCAGAGGTACAGACGGGGCCGTTTCAAGACCAGGCAGACGCCCAAGGCGAGCAGTTGAGTGCTCAGGCCGAGGTTCACCGCAACCTGGTTGATGGAGCGGGGCGTGTAGGCGAGGCGGTCGGCGGGGGTCGGTTCTCCTCCAGCCGCGGCCCACAGCCGACGCTCAAAGAGTGCGCCCAGCACCCGCTCCTGCGGCGTGAAGTACAGGGCGTAGGCGAGCTTCAGGGCCGCGAGGACGCGGGGATCGTCCCCGGCCTGGGCGGGAGGGTCGCGGAAGACCTCGCCCCGGGCCGCCCGGTGGTCCCGTTCCCACAGGTAATCCACACTCAGGATCAGGCTTTGCAGCAGGGTGAGGGGAAGGCCCCAGCGCCCCGCCAACCCGACAAGGACAGCGGCGTTGACGATCACGTCCCCCTCCGAGTCGAGGTAGCGGCCCGTCTCGGTCGTCTGCCCGGTCGCGCGAGCGAGCTGCCCGTCGAGGTTGTCGAGCAGGGTCTTGACCTGGAGGAGCAGGGCGGGGGTCACCCGGTGCCCGCGCCGCAGCAGGACGCCGGTGAACACGCCCAGCGCCGTGTGCGTCAGCACCACGTGGAGGGGGTTGACCTGGCGGCGGGCGAGCGGCGGCACCAGCCGCTGTGCCATGGGCCGGAAGAGGCTTTCAGCGGCCCACTCGCGGGCGGGGCGGGCCTTGCCGTGCGTCACCCCGCTACCGTCGCCCGGCCCCGCCGCGCGGCGGACCCTTGCGAACGCCCGCGAAGCGGTTGCGCTCCTTGCGGCGCTCGGCGCTCGTCAGGCCCTTCTTGTCCCGGGGCGCCCCGCCCGCG
This window contains:
- a CDS encoding CDP-alcohol phosphatidyltransferase family protein, whose protein sequence is MTHGKARPAREWAAESLFRPMAQRLVPPLARRQVNPLHVVLTHTALGVFTGVLLRRGHRVTPALLLQVKTLLDNLDGQLARATGQTTETGRYLDSEGDVIVNAAVLVGLAGRWGLPLTLLQSLILSVDYLWERDHRAARGEVFRDPPAQAGDDPRVLAALKLAYALYFTPQERVLGALFERRLWAAAGGEPTPADRLAYTPRSINQVAVNLGLSTQLLALGVCLVLKRPRLYLWSLPGQALLLVGVQLWREEQVRRGQQDVRPPLPSYPSSNG
- a CDS encoding DUF2270 domain-containing protein; this encodes MPGVKGALGTALDGALTDLSYSTNTANALIHLYRAEVGKMTAYRQRLDMTTNWSVVTTAGLASFALGSPNNSHATFLFAMFMNYFFLRLEARRFRIYEIAHHRVRIMERFFFPAMLGDRVDPGWHQLLLAELSKPRSPMSRLDALGWRLNRNYLWIYAGVLLGWFAKLDMDQPKGWVLEFPDALSLADIGSFPGWLVFLGVFVFYGFLIGLAIRAARTYPLEEG